The Penicillium digitatum chromosome 6, complete sequence genome has a window encoding:
- a CDS encoding Dimethylaniline monooxygenase, putative, with translation MEVERVAVIGAGPCGLGVAKYLLAEKKFKTIIMFEQRDRPGGVWNYTSDHGINDASVLSHSKPSQEPQQSVDGIFISPVYDSLETNIPKSMMQFIETPFPARAALFPTHVVVKDYLHQYAEELKPLIRLQSLILDVVLSKKHPNPEWTVTWCDLKTGDTLVEQFDAVVVANGHHNDPYIPEIAGLAEWNRAYPGSIIHSSSYRRPEPFSNKKVIVVGHSASGIDIANQIARVSKHPLLISERTATSLSPEQAAVADTLPEISLLSAEDGRVLFVNGHEEREVDHIIFCTGYHFSIPFLSSLQPPLVTDGVRPHHLYQHIFYSKEPTLALIGFPQRIVPFPFSQAQGAWLARVLSGRVALPSEIEMERWIGEWAVDHGDGHSFNILAFPLDANYINTLYELSSRAERKEGLENGGHGRRPPFWGEKEKWTRARFPLIKNAAQALGDRRTEVTTVEQLGFDFDREIAPNAEVGNPRL, from the exons ATGGAAGTCGAACGTGTGGCTGTTATTGGTGCAGGCCCTTGTGGCCTGGGAGTCGCAAA GTATCTTCTTGCGGAAAAAAAGTTCAAGACGATCATTATGTTTGAACAGCGGGACCGACCGGGAGGTGTTTGGAATTACACCAGCGACCACGGCATCAACGATGCATCGGTGCTTTCTCATTCTAAGCCAAGCCAGGAGCCTCAACAGTCCGTGGACGGGATTTTTATTTCCCCTGTATATGACTCTCTCGAAACGAATATTCCAAAATCAATGATGCAGTTCATCGAGACTCCGTTCCCTGCGAGAGCCGCGCTATTTCCAACCCATGTCGTCGTCAAAGACTATCTCCACCAATATGCGGAGGAGTTAAAACCACTTATACGTCTGCAATCATTGATTTTGGATGTCGTCCTATCGAAAAAACACCCAAATCCAGAATGGACTGTGACGTGGTGCGATTTGAAGACTGGCGATACCTTGGTGGAACAGTTCGATGCAGTTGTAGTCGCAAATGGACATCACAATGACCCATATATTCCTGAAATCGCCGGCCTAGCTGAGTGGAATCGAGCCTACCCAGGCTCCATCATACATTCTTCCTCCTATAGACGTCCCGAACCATTTTCAAACAAG AAAGTTATTGTCGTCGGTCACTCCGCCTCGGGAATAGACATCGCCAATCAAATTGCTCGTGTGTCAAAACACCCGCTGCTGATTTCCGAACGGACAGCAACATCGCTCTCCCCAGAACAAGCCGCCGTTGCCGACACCCTTCCGGAAATCAGCCTCCTCAGTGCCGAAGATGGTCGCGTACTGTTTGTCAATGGTCACGAAGAACGAGAGGTCGATCACATAATCTTCTGCACAGGCTATCACTTCTCTATTCCATTCTTATCGTCTCTCCAGCCACCTCTTGTCACGGATGGTGTGCGCCCTCACCATTTGTACCAGCACATCTTCTACAGCAAAGAGCCCACCCTCGCTTTGATAGGCTTCCCGCAACGGATTGTTCCATTCCCTTTCAGTCAGGCGCAAGGCGCATGGCTCGCACGCGTTCTGTCGGGACGTGTAGCGCTACCTTCGGAGATTGAAATGGAGCGGTGGATCGGGGAGTGGGCGGTTGATCACGGCGATGGACATAGCTTCAATATCCTCGCATTCCCGCTTGATGCAAATTATATCAACACCCTGTACGAGTTGAGTTCACGTGCGGAGCGGAAGGAGGGGCTGGAAAATGGCGGCCATGGTAGAAGACCGCCTTTCTGGGGCGAGAAAGAAAAGTGGACGCGGGCGAGATTCCCATTGATCAAGAATGCGGCGCAGGCACTTGGTGATAGACGAACTGAGGTTACGACAGTAGAACAGCTTGGGTTTGATTTTGACCGGGAGATTGCTCCCAACGCCGAGGTTGGGAATCCGCGTCTGTAG
- a CDS encoding Fungal transcriptional regulatory protein, N-terminal, with product MEGAVHRFRVHRNASKPERITRHERPTNANGRRSSVPACRRCRQQKKRCSRTADGSCEQCQIAWVPCSLKEDSASPYTRERELRSRIDWLSRLVNDVLPDGRSPIESIETGRDMALGSPAQSPPARAIMQMECSESGVEESCPSKGVENVSLSVAASRKCLQAYFRHVHRTYPFMDSEYVLQDFDILCNNEAKNGLLSQSALPNRLYMIMAIGFTTLQRAREVQNIEERDFQPCLKTVLCECVSRVDEQSAGTLLLLGLYLLFKPGGQDPRAIAGVLTNHALAVGLMNEPPSCQALSPRALELRRRLGWSVYVFTRMISISYGLPFAFPDNVMKVPLPSIMIHEYGSEEGHLYAIALQVSRHMISLRQLETRIVNAIYDPNPSTSTQDLRLQIEDWYTQGCLLSSSTLFEPDQLPFHTTITWLNVRYQNLLLLLYTPAQGDSATEQNVSNLQGAAQQYIRLSLILHDHRHLPMNWITLCRLLSLAVIFLYCCRQWAPACDDIPEIPLLATLLEYFPPSWAAAHEACRILRRLADIPTKPNSPLVARSQLSGSSVIATSGLDTEVGLQSIQDDLEALLSQTMGEASFYLWPLRSNLAERRVSHQTFTMDSLSAGLGIGIQGPRLNLAHNGTLTPAENDMGETLLETQWMNFWEM from the coding sequence ATGGAGGGCGCCGTGCATCGATTCCGGGTCCATCGAAATGCTTCCAAACCGGAGAGAATAACCCGACACGAAAGACCCACCAATGCTAATGGCCGACGGTCCTCTGTGCCCGCATGTCGCCGCTGTCGCCAACAAAAGAAGCGGTGCTCCCGAACTGCTGACGGATCCTGTGAGCAATGCCAGATTGCTTGGGTGCCTTGCTCTTTGAAGGAGGACTCTGCGAGTCCGTATACGCGTGAGCGTGAATTGCGGTCACGTATTGACTGGCTGAGCCGGCTTGTGAATGATGTACTTCCGGATGGTAGATCGCCGATCGAGTCAATCGAGACTGGGCGGGACATGGCCTTGGGCAGTCCAGCCCAGTCTCCACCTGCTCGGGCGATCATGCAGATGGAGTGCAGCGAGAGTGGGGTTGAAGAGAGTTGCCCCTCCAAGGGTGTAGAGAATGTGTCTCTTTCCGTTGCGGCAAGTCGCAAGTGCTTACAGGCTTATTTTCGACACGTTCATCGCACATACCCGTTTATGGATAGCGAGTATGTTCTTCAAGATTTCGACATCCTTTGCAATAATGAAGCCAAAAATGGTCTTCTCTCCCAATCGGCTCTGCCGAACCGCCTCTACATGATAATGGCTATCGGTTTCACAACCTTGCAGCGGGCTCGGGAAGTGCAAAATATCGAGGAGCGAGATTTCCAGCCGTGTCTCAAGACGGTACTCTGTGAGTGTGTGTCTCGAGTGGATGAACAATCGGCAGGCACATTACTCCTTCTTGGCTTATATCTCTTATTCAAACCTGGTGGCCAAGACCCGCGAGCCATTGCTGGTGTCCTCACCAACCATGCTCTAGCAGTCGGATTGATGAATGAGCCTCCCAGTTGCCAGGCCTTGTCACCTCGGGCGCTGGAGCTCCGTCGCCGGCTTGGTTGGTCAGTCTATGTGTTCACTCGCATGATCAGCATATCCTATGGACTGCCCTTTGCCTTTCCCGACAATGTAATGAAAGTACCACTACCGAGCATCATGATTCATGAATACGGCTCGGAGGAAGGACATCTATACGCAATAGCCTTGCAGGTTAGCCGACATATGATTTCTCTGCGACAACTCGAGACACGCATTGTCAACGCTATCTATGATCCAAACCCATCTACCAGTACCCAAGACCTCCGACTCCAAATCGAAGACTGGTATACCCAGGGCTGTCTATTATCCAGCTCCACACTGTTCGAACCAGACCAGCTTCCCTTTCATACTACCATCACCTGGCTAAATGTCCGTTACCAGAACCTACTTCTCTTGTTGTACACTCCTGCACAAGGAGACTCGGCAACCGAACAGAACGTGTCAAATCTCCAGGGTGCTGCGCAACAGTACATTCGACTGAGTCTCATACTGCATGACCACCGACATCTGCCTATGAACTGGATCACACTCTGTCGCCTGCTTTCATTGGCTGTAATTTTTCTCTATTGTTGTCGCCAATGGGCTCCGGCTTGTGACGATATCCCCGAGATTCCGCTTCTCGCAACCTTGCTCGAATACTTTCCACCTTCCTGGGCAGCTGCTCATGAAGCGTGTCGAATTCTGCGTCGCCTTGCAGATATCCCTACGAAGCCAAACAGCCCATTGGTAGCACGAAGCCAGTTGTCCGGGTCTTCTGTGATAGCCACGTCAGGTTTAGATACTGAAGTAGGGCTACAATCCATCCAAGACGATCTGGAAGCATTGCTAAGTCAAACCATGGGCGAGGCAAGCTTTTATCTCTGGCCGTTAAGGTCAAATCTTGCGGAGCGAAGGGTTTCTCATCAAACGTTTACCATGGATAGTTTGAGTGCCGGGCTAGGAATTGGAATCCAGGGTCCTCGGCTCAATCTTGCGCACAACGGCACTTTGACCCCAGCAGAGAACGACATGGGTGAAACCCTGTTAGAAACGCAGTGGATGAATTTTTGGGAGATGTAG